The sequence below is a genomic window from Deltaproteobacteria bacterium.
CAGGCTGCCTTCCCACCCCGCTTCAGCGAGACAGTGGCAACATGTTGCCAGGAGGGTTCCCTTTCCCTGAAGGAAAGAGCAGGGTTACAGCGGCGGGACCGCTCCCGATTTGCACGGGATTCCCTATTGAGCCCAGATGGGCACCTGAGTTGTGAGTATCCCTTTTACTATAGCGAAAGAGCAAAAATCAAGTGAAAAATTCAACTGCCATGTTCAGCCGATCAGCTGATTATGGCGGTCGTTGGATGTCATTTTACTTGTTTCAAGGCCTGCAACCCTCGCCCTTTACTGCATGAATTCTGGGACGTAGGCGTACAGGGCGGGTGAGCCGCCGGTGTGGACGAAGAGCACGTTTTCATCTTTACGGAAGTAATCCTTTCTCAGCAGATCGATGAGGCCGGCCATTGCCTTGCCGGTGTAGACGGGGTCTAGAAGAATTGCTTCAGTTCTGGCCACCAGCTTAACGGCTTCCACCATCTCAGGCGTGGGCAGGGAGTACCCCGGCCCCACATAATCAGCAAAGCAAAGCACGGCATCTCTTGGTATTCCTGCTGCAATTCCGAGAAGAGAGGCAGTTTGCTCCGCAAGATGGTGTACTATTTCTTCCTGAATCTCCTTGGGGCGGCTGACATTGATGCCAATTACGTCAATATTGCTGTTGGTCCCGGAGAAACCGGTTACCAGGCCGGCGTGAGTGCCAGCACTGCCGCTGGCACAGACCACCTGATCTATTCTGACACCATTTTCAAACGCTTGCGCCAGTATTTCTTCGGCACAGGCCACATAGCCGAGGGCGCCAATGGGAGTGGAAGCACCACCTGGTATCACGTATGCTTTTCCTCCCTCTGCTGCCACCTCTGCTGCCACCTGCTGCATTTCTTGCATCATATCGGAGCCGCCGGGTACAACTTTAATTTTTTCTACTCCCATGAGATGAAAGAGCAAGTTGTTGCCGCTGGCCTTGGGGCTGTAGCTGCCTGGAACGCGTTCCTCCAGAACCAGGCGGCATTTCAGGCCTTCTTTAACTGCGGCAGCCAGAGTCAAGCGACAGTGATTGGACTGGACCGCGCCGCAGGTAATGAGGGTGTCAACCTGCTGGGCGAGGGCGTCGGCAACGAGAAATTCCAGCTTTCTGGTCTTGTTGCCGCCGGCAGCCAGACCAAGAAGGTCGTCCCTTTTCATGTAAATGGTGGGGCCACCTAGGGCTCGGGAAAGACGGGAAAGCTTTTCCAGAGGGGTGCGGCCTTCAGTATATCGTCTGCGAGGAAAGCGCGCTAGGTTCATAACGATTCCTTTCTTTGCATTGAGTGAGCCTGGTGTAGAAGCGGCCTTGCAGCCGACTGCTTCTCTGATAAAGGTCAGCCGAAAAATAGCCGGCTTTCAACTCTGACTAGATCCTCCCATGGCCTGGCGACTGGCGCCCTCAGTGCAAGTGATGTTTGCAAAAAGCAATTTGCCGAGGCAAATTTCCAGAGGCGCTTAACAGCTGTCAGAGAGTGGTTCGATTCCAGCCTGGCGAATGGCAGCCCTGGCGAGCAGGCCGAGCGAATCAAAGTAGGGCACCTGGAGATGCTCCTGGCTCAAAGCCAGAGGAATCTCGGTGCAGCCGGCAACTATCCCTGCTGCTCCCCTGCGGATGAGTCTGCCGACAACCTCGATGAGATCGGCCCTGATTGCAGGACGCGAACGTTGGGGGGAGCTTTTCTTGAGATCGTAGATGGCCTGCATAACCAGATTCTGGTCGGCTGCCTCGCAGGTGATGGTCTCGATATCACTTTCACTTAGACGCTTCTGGAATGCCCGGCCCTGAATTGTACCTGAAGTGGCCAGCAACCCTACCTTTTTGACTCCGGGATGTTGAGTCGCTATAGCCTCTGCTACCATATCAAAGATTGAAAGGATCGGCAAGGTTGTCTGTTCCTGCAATTCTTCCAGGAAATAGTGAGCCGAGACACAGGGAATGATGATGAAATCCGCACCGGCCTGCGCCAGTGTCCTGCATCCTTGCACCAGCATGGGCACAGGGGACTCTCCTTTGCCAGTAATGGCTGCAGTGCGGTCGGGCACCTCTGGATTCGAGTAGATGATGACCCGCAAATGGTCCTGATCTCTTGTTGCCGGGGTATTTTGAATTATCATGGCAAAGCAAGCCAGAGTTGCTTCAGGTCCCATACCACCTAGAATACCGATGACTTTTCGTGACATTTGTGCCCGCCTCTTTTATGGTGCACTCAGACCAGAATCTGGCTGAGAAAGTCTCTGGTGCGTTCGTACTTGGGATTCCTGAAGAATTGCTCGTCCGTACCTCGTTCGACAATCTTGCCCTCGTCCATGAAGATAATTTCGTCCGCCACCTCCCTGGCAAAGCCCATTTCGTGAGTCACCACGATCATGGTCATTCCCTCTTTGGCAAGGTCAACCATGACTTCGAGTACCTCGTTGATCATTTCTGGATCCAGCGCTGAAGTGGGCTCATCGAACAGCATGTACTTCGGTTCCATAGCCAGACTGCGAGCAATGGCAACCCGCTGCTGTTGTCCCCCTGAAAGGTTGGCCGGGTATTCGTGGGCCTTATCGGGTATGCCCACCCTTTCAAGGAGCTCCATGGCCTTTTTCTCCGCCTCCTTTTTGGTTTTCTTGAGCACTTTCATGGGAGCAAGGCTGATGTTGCGAAGGGCCGTCATGTGCGGGTACAGTTCGAAGCGCTGAAATACCATACCGATCTTCTGTCTGAGCTGATAAAAGTTGGTTTTGGGATCGCTCAGGGAGGTGCCGTCAACCAGGATCTCTCCTTGTTGATACGGCTCCAGTCCGTTGATACAGCGAAGGAGGGTGCTCTTGCCGGAACCACTTGGCCCACAAATTACCACGGTCTGCCCTCGACGGATTGTCTCGTTGATGTCGATGAGCACTTGAAAATCACCGAACCACTTGCTGACATTCTTGATTTCTATCATAGGATTCCTGACTTCCTCGCCTTTCCTTCAAAGTGGAGAGATATCTTGGAACCGATAAAGCAGAAAACGAAAAAGACAATGGCAACGAATCCGAACAGCTGAATTGAACGCACCTCCAGGTTGTCTACAATTGAGGTACGTCTGACAAACTCCTGCACACCGATGACGAAGGCAAGGCTGGTGTCCTGGAAAGTGACGATGGATTGGGTGATCAGGCTGGGCAGCATGCGTCTGAAAGCCAGAGGGATCAGAATATAACGAGCTGTCTGCGAATAAGTCAGACCTGTGGAGTAGGCCGCATGTATCAAGTCTCTACTGATAGACTGGTAGCCGGCGCGAAATATCTCTCCAAAATACGTTGCTTCAAAGATAATGAATGAAATGACTGCTGAGAGAAAGGGATTGAGAGGTCTGCCGGCGAATATGGGCATAACGAAATAGAACCAGAATATGACCAGAATAAGCGGCATATTGCGGACAAAATTGACGTAGACAGTGACTGGTTGATAGATCCACTTGCTCCTCGAAATCCTGCCCAGACCCACCATGATCCCCAGGGCAATTCCTCCTGCCAGAGCCCAGAAAGTGAGCTGGAGGGTAACCAGAAATCCCCCCATCAAGAACGGCAGGTTGCGGGCCACAGCATCGAACATCATTGCCTCCCGATCATGCCGGGAATCTTGAATTTGGCTTCAATGATCCCCATGAGGCGCACCACGGTGAGTCCAAGGAGCAGGTAGATCAACATGGCTCCTGTAGTTGCCTCCAAGCCGTGGAAGGTTTCAGCGTCGATTCGGTAGCTCATAAAAGTCAATTCAGCCACTCCTATGGTCATGGCGATGGATGAATTCTTGAAAATTGTGAGAAACTCAGTGGTGATAGGTGGTATGATGATTCGCAGGGCATACGGGATAATCACATAACGATACATTTGGTAGTAGGTCATTCCAGTTGACAGAACTGCCTGATATTGCTCTTTGTTGATAGAGGCAAAGCCGGCGCGCATGTGTTCAGCTACACGTGAGGCCGTATACAGTCCCAGAGCAAAAATAGAAACGTAGTAGTTGAGACCCAGAATCTGGTTGATTTCCCTGCCGATATGTTCACCGAAAATCATGGGCCCGGCATAGTACCAGAAGAAAAGCTGGACCAGGAAAGGTATATTTCGAAAGAGTTCAGTGTAGGCCGTGGCAACGAAGCGCAACCAGCGCCACGGGGTCACCCGCAGGGTTCCAATCATAATGCCGAGGAACAGTGCGATGATCCAGGCGATGAAACCGATCTTCAAGGTGAGCCAGATGCCTTGCAGCAGCCAAATGCCGTAAGGCTGCCGCCACAGTACGCCCCAGTCGAACGTGTAGTTCATTCCCATGAGTTGTATTCCAGACAGGGAGAAGCAGAGGGAGGCCGACAAACCTCCCTCTATCGAGAAGAAGAGCTATTTTTTCCACCAACCGTCTGAAATGGGATAGACCATCATCTGTAGATAGTTCCTGTAGGCTTCGGACATAGGGATGGGGACAACACCATTGGGTCCCATCCATTTATCGTACAGTTCAAAGAATTTGCCGGTCTTGATGGACCAGATTATGGTGTTGTTAACGAAGTCCCGGAAGTCGGAGTTTCCCTCACGCATAATATAGGCATAGGGTTCGTAGGCAATAGCAAAGGGGACGGTCATCCATTTTTCCGGGTGCTGATCTTTCATTCGCAATCCTTCCAGAAGACTGCGGTCAGTGGAGTAGGCCTCGATTTTTCCACTTTTCAAAGCCAACATTCCCTGAGGATGGGTTTCAGTGACAACAATGTCCCTGGGTTTAAATTTACCTTGTTTGGCCAGAGCTTCCACTGCCCGCAGGTTCGTTGTCCCCCTGGCGGCACCCACCCGTTTGCCGTTGAGATCCTCCAGCTTGGTGATGCCGCTGTCCTTGGCAACCAGGAAGGTGGTCTCTGAGAAGAAGAAAATCATGCTAAAATCAGCCTGTTCTTCCCGCTTCTGGGTGTAGGTGGTGGAGCCCATTTCCACGTCGATGGTACCGTTTACTACCATGGGTATACGAGTTTTCGGGGTAACGGTGTACGGTACTATCTCAATTTTCTTGCCGAATCGTTTGCTGAGGTTTTCCGCCAACAGATGAGCCATATCTACAGAAAAGCCAACGTGCTTTCCCACCTTTGGGTCCACATAGGCGAAAGGTATGGATCCCTCCCTGAACCCCAGTTTGATCTTGCCTGTCTTCTCTATCTGGTCCATGGTCTGATCAGCCAAGACCGGCGCGGCCAAAAGAGACACACAGCAGGCAATTGCCAGAGCAATTATCCCTACTCTCTTCATTTTTTCCTCCTTTGCCTGGTGATGTGATGCAGATGAAATGATTGGACCGGAACAGTGCTTTAATGGAGCCAGCTCCGTACCCTGTACTTTTCCCGAGCAAGCGCTGTTCCGGGGCCCGCAATAAGATGCAAACCACTATAGCGCATCACGGTTTCCGAAGCAACAACAGGCCCGTCCTCCACATTCACGGTTTTATGGGCTTGAGGGGTATGTAACCGTGTACTGTTGAAGAACGAGTCCTCGACTCTCTCCAGTGAAAAGAGAACATTGCACAGACTGTAAAGAGGGAGTATTCTGGTTGATACTGACGTCGTGTGTTCCCTGTGGCAGAGGGTTGCTTTTCACAGTTGGGACTTGCGCAGACTTAGCAGCAAGGTTGAGGGTTCCGACCATGCTGAGAATCTCAGACGAAATAGCTGTGCTAATGCATGAAGTGGAATTGCAGCCGATTCGGGCGCAGGGTGCGGGTGGTCAGAAGGTTAACAAGGTGGCCACCGCAGTGCACCTCCGTTTTGATATCAAGGGATCGTCGCTGCCTGAAACCTGTAAAGAAGCGCTGCTGAGGTACAATGATCATCGTATTTCAAAAGAGGGTATAATTATCATCAAGGCCCAGCGGTATCGCAATCTGGAAAAGAACAGAGAAGATGCACTCAACCGACTGAAAGAACTGATCAAGGGAGCGACTGTTGTCCGCAAAAAGCGAAAACCTACAAAGCCCCCACGAAGGTGGCAAGAAAGACGCCTCGAAAGCAAAATACGGCGAGGACAATTGAAAAGATTGAGACAAAGGATTGAAGAGGAATAGTCCTGTGACGCAGTGGCAACAACACATGATCACGAGTTAGAGCGATTTCAACATCAGCCAGATTCTTCCCTCTAATCTGGAGGCACGGTTGTTAAAATGAGTAGCAAGAACAAGATATTGGCCGGTCTGATTATGATTGCTGTGGTGGACTGGGTAGTTCCTCTGCCAATTGTCGGCATTCTGCTCATCTACGTGCTTCTGCAAAGGCCGCCATGGTTCAAGCAAATGGTAGCCCAGGTGTATGGCGCCGATTGAAGAGAGCAGAGCAGCGTCCTGCATACTGCAAATGCCGCAGCCGTGGACGGACTCACCAGGAGTTATTTGTATGTTTCTCAAGCTCTTTCTAGGTTTTACCCTTGTGCCCATCGCAGAGATCTATTTGCTGATCAAAATCGGCTCACACATAGGCGCACTCAATACCATTGCTGTGGTGATTGTTACCGGCATCCTGGGTGCTTCCCTGGCAAGGCTGCAGGGCCTTCAGACGCTTGTTAGGGTTCGGCAGAGTCTGGAGCATGGTGAACTCCCGGCAGAGGAAATGCTGGATGCCCTGCTTATCTTCGTGGCTGGAGTCGTGCTTTTGACGCCTGGCTTCATAACTGATCTTGCGGGGCTTGCCTTGCTGATTCCGCAGTCGAGGAACAGATTCAAACGGTGGCTGCGGAAAAAATTCGATGTGTGGATGACAACTCACCCTTATGGTGAGAGCTGGTAAGAGAGAGGAACGCCGTGCTGTCAGGAAAAGCGGCAGGATTATCTGGTGGTAAATGACCCGGAAAAGAGATCTATCCAAAAGAAGAAAATATAGATATTTATTTGGACCAGTACCCTCTCGTCGATTCGGGCGGTCTCTGGGTGTGGATCTTACGCCTTTCAAGACATGCAGTCTGGATTGCATCTTTTGTCAACTGGGGCGAACAACACACAAGACCGTTGTTCGCCAGGAATACGTTCCTACTGCTGAAGTAATTGCCGAACTGGAAAAGTGGTTAGAGACTGACGGCAAGGCAGACTATATTACCCTTTCCGGTTCAGGAGAACCAACACTGCATAGTTGCTTCGGCGAGGTTATCGAGTTCATCAAAGTAAAGAGCACAATTCCAACGGCGCTTCTAACTAATGGCACTATGCTGCAGTCCCAGGAAGTTCGGCAGGCGGCTTCTCAGGCCAATACTGTGAAGGTTTCTCTGAGCGCCTGGGATCAGGATTCCTACGAGAGAGTGAACCGACCCCACCAGCAATTGCAGTTCGATCAACTGGTTGAAAGTCAGAGGGTTTTTGCAGCGCAATTCAGCGGAAAATTATGGCTGGAGATTTTTCTTATAGAAGGCGTCAACTCAATGCCCGAGGATGTGAGAAAAATCGCCGCTTTGGTAAGGACAATCAATGTGGAACGTGTTCAATTTAACACTGCTATACGTCCCTCGGCTGAACAGTTTGTCAAACCGCTGTCACATGAAGACATGCGTGTTCTAGTTCACCTGTTTCAGCCGCCGGCAGAGATCATCCCAGAATTCAGCGCAGCCACAGTAAAAAAAATGCCGGTTACGCAAGAGATGGTTTTTTCCATGCTGCAGCGCCGTCCGTGCACGGCGGAACAAATAGCCGATGCATTCAACATGCATCCGAATGAGGTAGCGAAATATCTCGGAAGATTGCTTCGAACAGAAAGGATCCGAACAGTGCGCAAGAATGGCGTGGTTTACTATCTAGCCGCCGGCAGGGAAGTAATAATGGGGGACTAGAGTGCCCGGTAACATCAGCTTTCAATGTCTATGGCTTGCTCAAGTGACAGACCAGCACAGAATCTCTCGAACATAATTGTAGCCTTATCCATGTGTCCACCAGCAAATCTCAAGAACGCATCAACATGATTTCGCATGTTGAGATACCATGCTGCAATATCAGCGTCTGAGTACCCCAAGATTTTTCCCATTCTGGCATCATAACTGGCATCGTGGGGCAATTCTACGATCTCTGTTGCAGCAACCGTGGCCGTCTTCTTGCTCAAAGCGATGGTGAGGCCTATTATTCCGTCACTATCTGCGATCGGTGCCACGAAGAGAGTATTAGCGCACGGGGTTGGTTTTCGGTTGAACCAAGCATTAACAATTTTTTCAAACGTTGCTTTATCAACCGTTTGAGGCCAGTTATCAAAAATTACTGGTTTAGCCCCGGAGCACAATGCAACCATCTCGTCTTCAACGCCTCCGAAAGGGTCTATCTTGCCGCCTTGAGCGGCCTTCGTGAGCTCCTCGATAGTCATCTGCCATGCTTCCTTACTCTGCATGATTTCTCCCTGCGAAAAAGAGCGCGACCTTGTTAACTAAGGTATACTAACATGCTATCGTTCTTTTCTGCCAAGCTTTTCTTTTCCAGCTGAATGTCGGTTTCGATTTGGCAGGCAATGTATCAAGCCAGTTTGACCTTCCTGCCGCACCGCCTCAGCCAACAAAGTGCGGGTGAGAACACGAGATGTATGTCCAACCATCTGAAGGATCATGAGAACTTTCTCGTCTGTTTGACACAATGGAAAAACTGTCTTACAATGACGGTAAGACAGACAGCAGTGGGGATCAAATATGCCCGAAGCAGTTCTTTCTTCTAAAGGTCAGGTTGTCCTGCCCAGAGAGATTCGAGAGACACTGGGCTTGAGGGAAGGAGATCGTCTGCGGGTTGAGATCGAAGATGACCATATCACCATCCGACCGATACGGTCCAGTAATGTGCAGGACTGGCGACGCTGGCGCGGTGTTCTTGCTGGAACAACCGCCCTGGCAGATCACCTGGCCGAGCATAGTGAAGAGGTGACTGATGAGCGTCTGCCTTGATGCTTTCGCAATGCTGAGCTGGCTACAGGATGCGGCAGGAGCTCATGAGGTAGAAGAATATCTGACCCGGGCAGCCGAGGATGAACAATTCAATTGTTACCTTTCCACGATCAATCTGGGAGAGGTCTTCTATCGTCTTGTACGTGTTCGAAACCTTGAAGAGGCTGAAGCTTTCTGGGAAGAGGTTCGGCGGGGGAATCTGCCTGTGAAGCTGGTGGAACCCACGCGCAACAGAGTCCGTGAGGCAGCTCGCATAAAAGGTCAGTATCCTGTAGCTTTCGCGGATGCCTTCGCCGCCCAAACAGCGCGAGAAAAGGCAGTGCCACTGGTCACAGGTGATCCTGAATTGAAGATACTGGCAGACAAAGGCATGATTTCTTTGCTTTGGTTGGGACCCGCCTGATCAGCTGCTATGGCTGCCATTTCTCCGTTCAGTGGTTTTCGTTGTTTTTCCACTAATTTTTGTTGTTATTTCATTCTTCTCCATTCCTGGCCTAACAATTCTGATCTTGCTCGCTGCAACTGCCAGTTGAGTTAGGGATAATTGAGGATGGCCTCTATTCTCGGGATCGCTGTTTTTGTCCCCGTTGGTACAATAATCTTTACCACTTGCAAGCGGCTGTTTATGAAACATCCAGGCCAGGGTGCTTTTTGAGAGTAGTCGTTTTATGCTGGAGTGCGGCGAACACAATGTGGCAAATTAGGCTATCCCTTCGTCCCCGATCAAGAGAATTGTCAGGTATATGAATTTAACCGCTGTAGTGCTCGTTTTGCTATCTGCCGCCATTCATGTGGGTTGGAATTTCCTGACCAAATCCAGTGAAAGCCCCATGGCGTTTTCACTGTTGAAGGGTACTTTTTTGCTTGCCTTTGGGGCAGTGGTGCTGCTGAGCATACCTGGACAGATGATTCCGCAGGAACTGTGGATCTATGTCCTGGCCTCCGGGGTGATACACGGTATATATATTCTAGCCCTTAGTATTGCCTATGAAACGGGTGACATTTCGTATGTCTATCCCATTGCCAGGTCGGCACCGGCACTGGTGCCTGTTGCCGCTTTTTTCATACTCGGAGAAACGATCACTTGGCGTGGTGGTATCGGCATTGCGATTGTCATGACCTGCGTCTTGCTGCTCCAGTTCAGAAACAGCGGTGATTCTGAGGGGGAAGGACTCAGGACATCCATTCGCAAGAAAGACACCCGTTGGGCCTTCATTACCCTGGGGGCGGTGGTGGCCTACACCCTGGTGGACAAAGCAGCAATGGTCAGCTTCAGCAACCACCCAGAGATGCCGACGAGTGTTCGTGGACCGGTTTTTTTTCTCCTCCAGGTGATGCTCTGCTATTTGCTATTCTGGGGCTACTGGTTGATAAAGAAAAAACTGGCAATCAGAGAAGTGTGGAAAAGAGAATGGCCGCGCGGGCTGGTAGCAGCTGCTGGCACACTGGCTTCATATAGTTTGATCCTGCACGTCATGCAGACAGAAGAGGTCAGCTACATCGTCACTCTCCGCCAGGCTAGCGTGCTTCTAGCCGTACTGGTGGGCTGGTTCATTTTGCGGGAGCCGTATGGCAAGCAGCGGCTGATTCTTTCTGGAGCCATGGTGGTAGGATTCTATCTGGTGGCAACAGCAGCCTGACAGAAAAGGGAGTTTTGCAAAAAAGTAGCAGAAGATCATAGCCTTGTGCAGTTTGAATGCCATTGACAAAAGTGGCAGTCGAAAGTCAAACGTCTGTTTTCTTCACATAGACAGTAAGGGTATCGAGAGCCACAGCCACATTAGTCCCCCGGGCACGAAAGTGCGTCGGGTTTGCATCGTCAAGAGAGATGAGGTGGCCATTGGCCACTTCTATCTCGTATCTGGCCAGAGAACCGAGAAAAAAAGCATTTTTAATTTTCCCCCTGAGTGCTGCCTCACCTTCTTCTGCAAAGCGTAGCATCTCGGGACGGGCAACGATGGTCACCTCCTCACCCTCTTCAAAGCGGTCATCCACCTCCACCTCGAAGACGGCCTCATAGAGACTGATCTGCACCCGGTTTCCTGTCATTTTCTGCACCGTACCGTGCAGGTAGTTGGTTATGCCTATAAACTCGGCAACGAACTTGGTTGCCGGTCTGCGGTATATTTCTATGGGTGAGCCCACCTGTTCGATACGTCCCTGATTCATTACTAGCATAGTATCCGAGATGCTGGTGGCCTCTTCCTGATCGTGGGTTACGTAGATGGTGGTGATTCCCAGCCGTTCCTGCAGGTTCCGAATCTCCCCCCGCATGTAGAGACGCAGTTTGGCATCAAGATTCGACAGAGGTTCGTCAAAGAGCAAGACCTGTGGTTCGTTCACCAGCACCCGGGCAATGGCCACCCGCTGCTGCTGGCCGCCGGAAAGCTGGTCAGGCATCCGATCTTCCATGCCGCCGAGTTGCAGGAGTTCGAGGCCGGCTGCCACTTTTTTCTTTATCTCCGCCGCCGGAAGCTTTTTGATCTTGAGGCCGTAGGCAACATTTTCGAACACAGTCATATGTGGAAAAAGAGCATAATTCTGAAATACGGTCCCTGTTGGCCTCTGGTAAGGAGGCAGATGGTTGACCCGTTTTCCTCCCACAACTATGTCGCCCTCCTCGGGCTCGTAAAAGCCTGCGATACATCGCAGGGTAGTAGTCTTGCCGCAGCCACTCGGACCCAAAAGAGTAGTGAGTTTGCCAGCCTCGAAATCATGGCTGAACCGATCTACAGCGAGTATTTCCTCTCCCTTTTTGCCAAAGCGCTTGGTGACGTTCTTCAAAAGAACAGGGACCCTGGTCATACTGATCTCCTAACACTCAACAGTACCGTCACATACGAAACATGGAAGCAGTGGCTCCGGTTAATTTGTAGAGAAGCACAAGGAGTAAAATCACCATCGCCATAAGCAGGCTTGACATGGCAGCTGCCACGCCGAGAGAGCCGGCCTCAACAAAATTATAAATATCTACTGCCATGACTCGCCATTTGGGGGTGACGAGAAAGATGGTGGAAGTAAGTTCCGTGATCGCTCGAATAAAGGCAAAGGTGAGTCCAGCAATAAATGCAGGTTTCAACAGAGGAAGCACCACCCGGCGAAATGTGGTGAACCAGGTGGCCCCCAGGTCTGCGGAAGCCTCTTCCAGGACCACATCGATCTGCTTGAGAGTGGATACACCTGTTCTCAGACCGAAAGGCATTCGCCTGATTACATAATCAACGATGATAATGAGAGCAGTGCCGGTGAGTATCAATGGCGGTCTGTTAAAAGCTACTACAAAGCCGAGGCCCATCATGGTTCCTGGCACGGCATAC
It includes:
- a CDS encoding D-cysteine desulfhydrase; translated protein: MNLARFPRRRYTEGRTPLEKLSRLSRALGGPTIYMKRDDLLGLAAGGNKTRKLEFLVADALAQQVDTLITCGAVQSNHCRLTLAAAVKEGLKCRLVLEERVPGSYSPKASGNNLLFHLMGVEKIKVVPGGSDMMQEMQQVAAEVAAEGGKAYVIPGGASTPIGALGYVACAEEILAQAFENGVRIDQVVCASGSAGTHAGLVTGFSGTNSNIDVIGINVSRPKEIQEEIVHHLAEQTASLLGIAAGIPRDAVLCFADYVGPGYSLPTPEMVEAVKLVARTEAILLDPVYTGKAMAGLIDLLRKDYFRKDENVLFVHTGGSPALYAYVPEFMQ
- a CDS encoding amino acid racemase, translated to MSRKVIGILGGMGPEATLACFAMIIQNTPATRDQDHLRVIIYSNPEVPDRTAAITGKGESPVPMLVQGCRTLAQAGADFIIIPCVSAHYFLEELQEQTTLPILSIFDMVAEAIATQHPGVKKVGLLATSGTIQGRAFQKRLSESDIETITCEAADQNLVMQAIYDLKKSSPQRSRPAIRADLIEVVGRLIRRGAAGIVAGCTEIPLALSQEHLQVPYFDSLGLLARAAIRQAGIEPLSDSC
- a CDS encoding amino acid ABC transporter ATP-binding protein; amino-acid sequence: MIEIKNVSKWFGDFQVLIDINETIRRGQTVVICGPSGSGKSTLLRCINGLEPYQQGEILVDGTSLSDPKTNFYQLRQKIGMVFQRFELYPHMTALRNISLAPMKVLKKTKKEAEKKAMELLERVGIPDKAHEYPANLSGGQQQRVAIARSLAMEPKYMLFDEPTSALDPEMINEVLEVMVDLAKEGMTMIVVTHEMGFAREVADEIIFMDEGKIVERGTDEQFFRNPKYERTRDFLSQILV
- a CDS encoding amino acid ABC transporter permease; the protein is MMFDAVARNLPFLMGGFLVTLQLTFWALAGGIALGIMVGLGRISRSKWIYQPVTVYVNFVRNMPLILVIFWFYFVMPIFAGRPLNPFLSAVISFIIFEATYFGEIFRAGYQSISRDLIHAAYSTGLTYSQTARYILIPLAFRRMLPSLITQSIVTFQDTSLAFVIGVQEFVRRTSIVDNLEVRSIQLFGFVAIVFFVFCFIGSKISLHFEGKARKSGIL
- a CDS encoding amino acid ABC transporter permease is translated as MGMNYTFDWGVLWRQPYGIWLLQGIWLTLKIGFIAWIIALFLGIMIGTLRVTPWRWLRFVATAYTELFRNIPFLVQLFFWYYAGPMIFGEHIGREINQILGLNYYVSIFALGLYTASRVAEHMRAGFASINKEQYQAVLSTGMTYYQMYRYVIIPYALRIIIPPITTEFLTIFKNSSIAMTIGVAELTFMSYRIDAETFHGLEATTGAMLIYLLLGLTVVRLMGIIEAKFKIPGMIGRQ
- a CDS encoding transporter substrate-binding domain-containing protein, with the protein product MKRVGIIALAIACCVSLLAAPVLADQTMDQIEKTGKIKLGFREGSIPFAYVDPKVGKHVGFSVDMAHLLAENLSKRFGKKIEIVPYTVTPKTRIPMVVNGTIDVEMGSTTYTQKREEQADFSMIFFFSETTFLVAKDSGITKLEDLNGKRVGAARGTTNLRAVEALAKQGKFKPRDIVVTETHPQGMLALKSGKIEAYSTDRSLLEGLRMKDQHPEKWMTVPFAIAYEPYAYIMREGNSDFRDFVNNTIIWSIKTGKFFELYDKWMGPNGVVPIPMSEAYRNYLQMMVYPISDGWWKK
- the arfB gene encoding aminoacyl-tRNA hydrolase, with the protein product MLRISDEIAVLMHEVELQPIRAQGAGGQKVNKVATAVHLRFDIKGSSLPETCKEALLRYNDHRISKEGIIIIKAQRYRNLEKNREDALNRLKELIKGATVVRKKRKPTKPPRRWQERRLESKIRRGQLKRLRQRIEEE
- a CDS encoding FxsA family protein; the protein is MFLKLFLGFTLVPIAEIYLLIKIGSHIGALNTIAVVIVTGILGASLARLQGLQTLVRVRQSLEHGELPAEEMLDALLIFVAGVVLLTPGFITDLAGLALLIPQSRNRFKRWLRKKFDVWMTTHPYGESW
- a CDS encoding radical SAM protein, with translation MDLTPFKTCSLDCIFCQLGRTTHKTVVRQEYVPTAEVIAELEKWLETDGKADYITLSGSGEPTLHSCFGEVIEFIKVKSTIPTALLTNGTMLQSQEVRQAASQANTVKVSLSAWDQDSYERVNRPHQQLQFDQLVESQRVFAAQFSGKLWLEIFLIEGVNSMPEDVRKIAALVRTINVERVQFNTAIRPSAEQFVKPLSHEDMRVLVHLFQPPAEIIPEFSAATVKKMPVTQEMVFSMLQRRPCTAEQIADAFNMHPNEVAKYLGRLLRTERIRTVRKNGVVYYLAAGREVIMGD
- a CDS encoding AbrB/MazE/SpoVT family DNA-binding domain-containing protein, with the translated sequence MPEAVLSSKGQVVLPREIRETLGLREGDRLRVEIEDDHITIRPIRSSNVQDWRRWRGVLAGTTALADHLAEHSEEVTDERLP
- a CDS encoding type II toxin-antitoxin system VapC family toxin, whose protein sequence is MSVCLDAFAMLSWLQDAAGAHEVEEYLTRAAEDEQFNCYLSTINLGEVFYRLVRVRNLEEAEAFWEEVRRGNLPVKLVEPTRNRVREAARIKGQYPVAFADAFAAQTAREKAVPLVTGDPELKILADKGMISLLWLGPA
- a CDS encoding EamA family transporter, giving the protein MNLTAVVLVLLSAAIHVGWNFLTKSSESPMAFSLLKGTFLLAFGAVVLLSIPGQMIPQELWIYVLASGVIHGIYILALSIAYETGDISYVYPIARSAPALVPVAAFFILGETITWRGGIGIAIVMTCVLLLQFRNSGDSEGEGLRTSIRKKDTRWAFITLGAVVAYTLVDKAAMVSFSNHPEMPTSVRGPVFFLLQVMLCYLLFWGYWLIKKKLAIREVWKREWPRGLVAAAGTLASYSLILHVMQTEEVSYIVTLRQASVLLAVLVGWFILREPYGKQRLILSGAMVVGFYLVATAA